The proteins below are encoded in one region of Micromonospora pisi:
- a CDS encoding alpha/beta hydrolase, whose translation MSRTRIIRTRDWASPVPPVHREVRSATPETDEGKPPVLFVPGYGHGAWTFAEHWLEHSASRGFAAHAVSLRGHGGSGAAPKATLRAYVHDVVQVAASLPRQAVLVGHGAGALVVTHALARYPARAGVLVAPVLGGWGTLGGALRRNLAGTLPAVFGGRLRLNRRQLFSRELPVATAADYTARLGRATARAQWQLLAHRDPEPPVGNPPLLVLGSPDDRIVSASALTRAAARYAAAPLLFPGMGHDLMLDARWREPIDAILDWLDKDAPTP comes from the coding sequence ATGAGCCGGACCCGGATCATCCGGACCCGGGACTGGGCGAGCCCCGTCCCACCGGTGCACCGGGAGGTGCGCAGCGCCACCCCCGAGACGGACGAGGGGAAGCCGCCGGTCCTCTTCGTACCCGGCTACGGGCACGGTGCCTGGACGTTCGCCGAGCACTGGTTGGAGCACAGCGCGTCGCGCGGGTTCGCGGCACACGCGGTGAGTCTGCGCGGGCACGGCGGCAGCGGCGCGGCGCCGAAGGCGACGCTGCGGGCGTACGTCCATGATGTGGTCCAGGTGGCGGCGAGCCTGCCGCGGCAGGCGGTGCTGGTGGGGCACGGCGCCGGCGCTCTCGTGGTGACGCACGCGCTCGCCCGTTACCCGGCCCGCGCCGGTGTCCTGGTCGCGCCGGTCCTCGGCGGCTGGGGCACCCTGGGCGGTGCGCTGCGCCGCAACCTGGCCGGCACCCTGCCCGCGGTTTTCGGCGGGCGGTTGAGGCTGAACCGGCGCCAACTGTTCAGCCGGGAGCTTCCCGTCGCCACCGCCGCCGACTACACCGCCCGACTGGGCCGGGCCACCGCCCGCGCGCAGTGGCAGCTACTCGCGCACCGGGACCCGGAGCCGCCGGTCGGCAACCCGCCGCTGCTGGTCCTCGGCAGCCCGGACGACCGGATCGTCTCCGCGAGCGCGCTCACCCGGGCCGCCGCCCGGTACGCGGCCGCCCCGCTGCTCTTTCCCGGCATGGGGCACGACCTGATGCTCGACGCCCGTTGGCGCGAACCGATCGACGCGATCCTCGACTGGCTGGACAAGGACGCCCCCACCCCCTGA
- a CDS encoding lysophospholipid acyltransferase family protein, producing the protein MLYWLMKYVILGPWLRLIFRPQVEGRANVPGTGAAIIASNHLSFSDSIFMPLMVKRKVTFVAKAEYFTGRGLKGWLIRSFFTGTGTIPVDRGGGRAAQAALDTQLQVLAEGKLAGIYPEGTRSPDGRLYRGKTGVARLALVSGAPVIPVVMLNADEIQPPGTLLPKIRRVRIRFGAPLDFSRYAGLAGDRFVERAVTDEIMYELMELSGREYVDVYAQQVKTGQLAGKPGPTVEPPDRIAA; encoded by the coding sequence GTGCTGTACTGGCTGATGAAGTACGTCATCCTCGGGCCCTGGCTGAGGCTGATCTTCCGGCCGCAGGTCGAGGGGAGGGCGAACGTCCCCGGCACGGGTGCCGCGATCATCGCGAGCAACCACCTGTCGTTCTCGGATTCGATCTTCATGCCGCTGATGGTCAAGCGAAAAGTGACCTTCGTAGCAAAGGCGGAATACTTCACCGGACGGGGCCTGAAGGGCTGGCTGATCCGCTCCTTCTTCACCGGCACCGGCACGATCCCGGTCGACCGTGGTGGCGGCCGCGCCGCCCAGGCCGCCCTCGACACCCAACTCCAGGTCCTCGCCGAGGGAAAGCTCGCCGGGATCTACCCCGAGGGCACCCGCTCACCGGACGGTCGGCTCTACCGGGGCAAGACCGGCGTGGCCCGGCTGGCCCTGGTCAGCGGTGCCCCGGTCATCCCGGTGGTGATGCTCAACGCGGACGAGATCCAGCCGCCGGGCACACTCCTCCCGAAAATCAGACGGGTACGGATCAGGTTCGGCGCCCCGCTGGACTTCTCCCGCTACGCCGGGCTCGCCGGAGACCGGTTCGTCGAACGCGCCGTCACCGACGAGATCATGTACGAGCTGATGGAGCTCTCCGGCCGGGAGTACGTCGACGTCTACGCGCAACAGGTGAAGACCGGGCAGCTCGCCGGCAAGCCCGGCCCGACGGTGGAACCCCCGGACCGGATCGCCGCCTGA
- a CDS encoding alpha,alpha-trehalose-phosphate synthase (UDP-forming), which yields MRQSPLVVVANRLPVDDGVALDGACEWRRSPGGLVGALHPILKKTPAVWVGWAGGSGPAPAVPDIDGVRMHAVPLSDEDMRDHYEGFANATLWPLYHDAVEQPVYHRRWWEAYQRVNQRFAEAAAEAAEPGAVVWVQDYHLQLVPGLLRALRPDLRIGFFLHVPFPPPELFMQLPRRAELLLGMLGADLVGFQRAQAAHNFAQLAAKVLKLPATDRRIAVDDRMVRIGAFPVSIDMAEMEALSRRPEVVQRARRLRADLGDPQHVILSIDRMDYTKGIEQRLKAYSELIANGHIKVRDTVMVQVAVPSRERVEQYQVLRERVEREVGRINGEFGRVGEPAIHYLTQPFDRTELAALYRIADIMAVTPLRDGMNLVAKEYVAARVDDAGALLLSEFAGAAAEFTQAYLVNPHDLEGLKLTLMHALQATPTDVTDRMRSMRDHLRTYDIRAWARAYLTALDQTGALADRLAPA from the coding sequence ATGCGACAGAGTCCGCTTGTGGTGGTGGCCAACCGCCTACCGGTTGACGACGGCGTGGCGCTCGACGGCGCCTGCGAGTGGCGTCGCAGCCCAGGTGGCCTGGTCGGCGCCCTACACCCGATCCTGAAGAAGACCCCGGCGGTCTGGGTCGGTTGGGCCGGTGGAAGTGGCCCGGCTCCCGCCGTACCGGACATCGACGGCGTACGGATGCACGCGGTGCCGCTGAGCGACGAGGACATGCGGGACCACTACGAGGGCTTCGCCAACGCCACCCTCTGGCCCCTCTACCACGACGCGGTCGAGCAACCCGTCTACCACCGTCGCTGGTGGGAGGCGTACCAACGGGTCAACCAGCGGTTCGCCGAAGCCGCCGCGGAAGCCGCCGAACCGGGTGCCGTCGTCTGGGTGCAGGACTACCACCTGCAACTCGTACCCGGACTGCTCCGGGCGCTCCGCCCCGACCTGCGGATCGGCTTCTTCCTGCACGTACCCTTCCCGCCGCCCGAACTGTTCATGCAACTGCCCCGCCGGGCCGAACTGCTGCTCGGCATGCTCGGCGCCGACCTGGTCGGCTTCCAGCGGGCCCAGGCCGCGCACAACTTCGCCCAACTCGCGGCCAAGGTGCTCAAGTTGCCCGCCACCGACCGCCGGATCGCGGTGGACGACCGGATGGTCCGGATCGGCGCCTTCCCGGTCTCCATCGACATGGCCGAGATGGAGGCGCTCTCCCGCCGACCGGAGGTGGTCCAGCGGGCCCGCCGGCTCCGCGCCGACCTCGGCGACCCGCAACACGTCATCCTGAGCATCGACCGGATGGACTACACCAAGGGCATCGAGCAGCGGCTCAAGGCGTACAGCGAACTGATCGCCAACGGTCACATCAAGGTCCGGGACACGGTCATGGTCCAGGTGGCGGTGCCGAGCCGGGAACGGGTCGAGCAGTACCAGGTCCTCCGCGAGCGGGTGGAGCGCGAGGTCGGGCGGATCAACGGCGAGTTCGGGCGGGTCGGCGAGCCGGCGATCCACTACCTGACGCAGCCGTTCGACCGTACCGAACTGGCGGCGCTCTACCGGATCGCGGACATCATGGCGGTGACGCCGTTGCGGGACGGGATGAACCTGGTCGCCAAGGAGTACGTCGCCGCCCGGGTCGACGACGCGGGCGCACTGCTGCTGAGCGAGTTCGCCGGGGCGGCGGCGGAGTTCACCCAGGCGTACCTGGTGAACCCGCACGACCTGGAAGGGTTGAAGCTGACCCTGATGCACGCGCTCCAGGCGACCCCGACGGACGTGACCGACCGGATGCGGTCGATGCGCGACCATCTTCGGACATACGACATCCGGGCCTGGGCTCGGGCCTATCTGACGGCGTTGGATCAGACGGGGGCTCTTGCCGATCGGCTGGCTCCGGCGTGA
- a CDS encoding IS110 family transposase: protein MTAKKRQITGGIDTHGRTHHAAVVDQTGRVLNDQQFPATAAGYHDLLAWLRSHGRVTKVGIEGTGAYGAGLARYLTSQNITLVEVDRPDRKTRRTKGKSDPIDAIAAARAALSGQANGTPKTRTGPVEAIRTLRVARSGAVKARTAALNQLHGLIASAPEELRANLTGLHGQALITACTTLTTDDTPTSDPIQATRAALHSIATRVQTLTTEITQLEHRLHPIVATTAPRLNALLGVGPDVAGQLLATAGDNPDRLHSEAALAHLCGAAPIPASSGRTNRHRLNRGGDRAANKALYTIALCRLRHDPRTRAYTERRTTQGLSKKEIIRCLKRYIIREVHTALLADLAALTT, encoded by the coding sequence ATGACAGCCAAGAAGCGTCAGATCACCGGTGGAATCGACACCCACGGCAGAACCCACCACGCCGCCGTGGTCGACCAGACCGGCCGGGTACTCAACGACCAGCAGTTCCCCGCCACCGCAGCCGGCTACCACGACCTCCTGGCCTGGCTCCGATCACACGGCCGGGTAACCAAGGTTGGTATCGAGGGCACCGGCGCCTACGGCGCCGGCCTGGCCCGCTACCTGACCAGCCAGAACATCACCCTGGTCGAAGTCGACCGACCCGACCGCAAAACCCGCCGCACGAAGGGCAAGTCCGACCCGATCGACGCGATCGCCGCCGCCCGAGCCGCCCTGTCCGGACAAGCCAACGGCACCCCCAAGACCCGCACCGGCCCCGTCGAAGCGATCCGCACCCTACGAGTCGCCCGCAGCGGCGCAGTCAAGGCCCGCACCGCCGCACTCAACCAACTCCACGGCCTCATCGCCTCCGCCCCCGAAGAACTCCGCGCCAACCTCACCGGCCTGCACGGCCAGGCCCTGATCACCGCCTGCACCACCCTGACCACCGACGACACCCCGACAAGTGATCCGATCCAGGCCACCCGAGCGGCACTCCACTCGATCGCCACCCGGGTCCAGACCCTGACCACCGAGATCACCCAACTCGAACACCGACTCCACCCCATCGTGGCCACCACCGCCCCACGCCTGAACGCGCTCCTCGGCGTCGGCCCCGACGTCGCCGGGCAACTCCTAGCCACCGCCGGAGACAACCCCGACCGGCTCCACAGCGAAGCCGCCCTAGCCCACCTCTGCGGCGCCGCACCCATCCCCGCCAGCTCCGGACGCACCAACCGGCACCGACTCAACCGAGGCGGGGACCGCGCCGCAAACAAAGCGCTCTACACCATCGCGCTCTGCCGCCTACGCCACGATCCCCGCACCCGCGCCTACACCGAACGACGCACCACCCAAGGCCTCAGCAAAAAAGAGATCATCCGCTGCCTCAAGCGCTACATCATCCGAGAAGTCCACACCGCCCTACTCGCAGACCTCGCCGCACTCACCACTTGA
- a CDS encoding DUF308 domain-containing protein, translating into MSPGGARRGRRDNGLDATEYAVAGDVDPRVGEHLLDVLAAGGIAAYLQPSADLNPVTRTTTVPARPTDRLYVDRTHLATARDYLTQLADEGVPNQPERPDPDVEAEWARIVAGYHTDVTGGARPWPAAEDVAADTATDPAGAATGTATRTGQESAGPATEVRPLQSATEISGISLGGRSDEPSLLDGLDTFGADLPDDAEDRYVPPPPPPLPHVSKYAVAGVLAVVVGFLLFVFPDLLPIDRGLVTLIGFAGILTGFVTLVWRLRSGDEEDDDPDDGAVV; encoded by the coding sequence GTGTCACCGGGTGGTGCCCGCCGAGGGCGGCGGGACAACGGGCTCGACGCGACCGAATACGCCGTCGCTGGCGACGTGGACCCACGGGTGGGAGAACACCTGTTGGACGTCCTCGCCGCCGGCGGCATCGCCGCCTACCTCCAGCCCTCCGCCGACCTCAACCCGGTGACCCGCACCACGACGGTGCCGGCCCGACCGACCGACCGGCTCTACGTCGACCGGACCCACCTCGCCACCGCCCGCGACTACCTGACCCAGCTCGCCGACGAGGGCGTGCCGAACCAGCCGGAGCGTCCCGATCCGGACGTGGAGGCCGAATGGGCGCGGATCGTCGCGGGTTACCACACCGATGTCACCGGTGGCGCCCGGCCGTGGCCGGCGGCCGAGGACGTCGCCGCCGACACGGCGACCGATCCGGCCGGCGCGGCGACCGGCACCGCCACCCGTACCGGGCAGGAGAGCGCCGGGCCGGCGACCGAGGTACGCCCGTTGCAGTCCGCCACCGAGATCTCCGGCATCTCGCTGGGCGGGCGCTCCGACGAACCGTCCCTGCTCGACGGGCTGGACACGTTCGGTGCCGATCTGCCGGACGACGCCGAAGACCGTTACGTCCCGCCGCCTCCACCGCCCCTGCCCCACGTATCGAAGTACGCCGTGGCCGGCGTACTCGCGGTGGTCGTCGGTTTCCTGCTCTTCGTCTTCCCCGACCTGCTTCCGATCGACCGTGGCCTGGTCACCCTGATCGGGTTCGCCGGCATCCTGACCGGATTCGTGACCCTGGTCTGGCGGCTCCGCTCCGGTGACGAGGAGGACGACGATCCGGACGACGGTGCCGTGGTCTGA